The Arachis ipaensis cultivar K30076 chromosome B03, Araip1.1, whole genome shotgun sequence region TAGCATCTAGCTGTGCCACTTGTGAATTGCATTACTCATTAATGAAAGTAGCTTTGATGTTTCTGGATGAATTTGCATTCTCAGATGGCATTATTTAAGTTAGGGTTCTAATGTCATTGTTGTAAATTTGTAGGTTGAGCATGTGATGAGAGAGCAAAATATTTTGGCTGCAAATGAGTTCATTGAGCTCTTCTGTGAATTAGTAGTTTCCAGACTCTCAATCATTTCAAAGCAAAGGTGAAGTATATATAGGAGTACctttttttgttgttgtcttctcaATAGTATTAACCTAATTGAATGTCCAAATCGTAATTATTTTCAGGGACTGTCCAGCAGATTTGAAAGAAGGAATTGCTAGTTTAATATTTGCAGCGCCAAGGTGCTCTGAAATTCCAGAACTCGTGTCGCTGAAGAATATCTTTGAGAAGAAATACGGAAAGGATTTCGTGTCGGCAGCTACTGATCTTAGACCTAGCTGTGGCGTAAATCGTCAGGTAGAACTTTACTTGCTGCATTCATCTGTATTCTTCGGATAACTTATGTATATTAATTCACTACTGACCTTTATGCTTTTGAATTGCTGTATCTTTTAGTTAATCGACAAGCTCTCAGTGCGAACACCTGCCGGCGAATTAAAGTTGAAAGTATTAAAGGAAATAGCTAAGGAGCATCAAGTAGAATGGGATACTGCAGAGTCTGAAAAAGAACTTCTGAAGCCTCCAGAAGAGCTCATAGTAATAAGCTCTGTCTCTTGATTTTTCATTTGTCTAAAATATGttttatcaaatcaaaattttcatGGCTAATTTAACTACTTTTTGTGTCTATAGGAAGGGCCAAAAACATTCGTTAGTGCAAGCAGCTTTCCAGCAGTCATACCTACAACAAATGTGTCCTCTGAATCAAACAAGCCAATTACTAGGTGAAAACCGAGTTATATCCTGCCATTTATATTTATAAGATCATTTTTTGTGTAATATTGTTTTCTAATAAGATTTTCTgctatttttcagattatcaggtGGTGAAAAAGGCAGTGGTGACATGCATTTCGAGGATTCTAAGGCTGCTGCTGAGGCAGCTGCCGAATCAGCTAAGAAAGCAATTGCCGCGGCCGAAGTTGCTGCTTACATGGCTATGAAAGACCATAACAATGAAGCTCCTAAACCATACGTTTACAATAACAAGTTGGATAACTCAAATAATATGgttcatcaatcaacaattgagGAGAAAATGTATAGGTCAAAGAGCTTACCGAGGTCCGAACAGAAGAAAGATGAAGATTATTCATCCCCTACTGAAATGTATGGCGGTGGAAATGATTATAGGAGGCACAGCTACCATCCAACTTTCGCACGACATTCAGATATTAAGTTTGATGAATCCGACTGCGATGAAGAAATTGAAGTGGAAGAACCTCCTTCAACTCTGCCACCTAAGAGGCCACCACCATCTGTTCCTTCATCTTTCCTTAAACAGGACAGCAGTGTCCGTGTCCATCCAAAATTGCCAGATTACGACGAACTTGCAGCTCGCTTTGATGCACTGAAGTTCAAGAAGTCACAATCCTAAACCAAAAAACCTGAGAGCAATCTagctttttattaattatttttgtataCTTAATGATATATTTTGTCTTACAGAGAGATACTGAGAAGAAGTGAGAATGTCATATAGTATGTTTGGTTCTACTACCTTTTGTCATACTTGTTcctaaaaaaatatgtttaagCAAATAATATTCAGATATGCTTTTCTAACTTGCATTGTGacaaccaaagaaaaaaaatagtaatgggtgccaaaagagaaaaataatataaCAAAGAAGTTAAACTATAAGAGTACAGATACTCAAACAGAAATTCTAAATGTTCCACAACATAAACATTATTTTTGTCTTGTCTCTCATGTCTCTAGTATTAGCATTTTGCTGCAGTGCTTTGTGCTGATAGAGTCTGCAAATTTCTCAAACTAATGTAATAAtcaataaagataaagataacaaGAAAGatacattaaaaaaataataatattttttcttaattctatCTATTTTTGGAATGGatcaaacaaacatataatatTGTATAAAGAACATGCTCTATAAAAAAACTTCATCCTCTAGCTTATTGAGAACCAAATCATCATATTATCATtttcataaaattataaaaaataaaaataccaaaaaaacacAAATCAATTAATGGATTGCATGCATAGTTGTCCTTTTCTTGTGTAATATAAATTGGAAGCTTAGTGACCAAGGAACAGATTCAATGTTATTCCATTCATAATTGTGAGCTAAGATGTATATATGTATGAGATTATTGATGATGACTATGAGTATGTTAGTTATGTTCATGGCCATG contains the following coding sequences:
- the LOC107629477 gene encoding IST1-like protein isoform X1; this encodes MTTTGITGAASRARRAVKLTLALLGLGFNTSKCKTAAKMAVARIKLLRNKREVVVRQMRRDIAMLLHSGQDATARIRVEHVMREQNILAANEFIELFCELVVSRLSIISKQRDCPADLKEGIASLIFAAPRCSEIPELVSLKNIFEKKYGKDFVSAATDLRPSCGVNRQLIDKLSVRTPAGELKLKVLKEIAKEHQVEWDTAESEKELLKPPEELIEGPKTFVSASSFPAVIPTTNVSSESNKPITRLSGGEKGSGDMHFEDSKAAAEAAAESAKKAIAAAEVAAYMAMKDHNNEAPKPYVYNNKLDNSNNMVHQSTIEEKMYRSKSLPRSEQKKDEDYSSPTEMYGGGNDYRRHSYHPTFARHSDIKFDESDCDEEIEVEEPPSTLPPKRPPPSVPSSFLKQDSSVRVHPKLPDYDELAARFDALKFKKSQS
- the LOC107629477 gene encoding IST1-like protein isoform X2 translates to MTTTGITGAASRARRAVKLTLALLGLGFNTSKCKTAAKMAVARIKLLRNKREVVVRQMRRDIAMLLHSGQDATARIRVEHVMREQNILAANEFIELFCELVVSRLSIISKQRDCPADLKEGIASLIFAAPRCSEIPELVSLKNIFEKKYGKDFVSAATDLRPSCGVNRQLIDKLSVRTPAGELKLKVLKEIAKEHQVEWDTAESEKELLKPPEELIEGPKTFVSASSFPAVIPTTNVSSESNKPITSGEKGSGDMHFEDSKAAAEAAAESAKKAIAAAEVAAYMAMKDHNNEAPKPYVYNNKLDNSNNMVHQSTIEEKMYRSKSLPRSEQKKDEDYSSPTEMYGGGNDYRRHSYHPTFARHSDIKFDESDCDEEIEVEEPPSTLPPKRPPPSVPSSFLKQDSSVRVHPKLPDYDELAARFDALKFKKSQS